In Cicer arietinum cultivar CDC Frontier isolate Library 1 chromosome 7, Cicar.CDCFrontier_v2.0, whole genome shotgun sequence, a single window of DNA contains:
- the LOC101500049 gene encoding transcription factor BHLH094 isoform X2 yields the protein MEAPLVNDSTFSSTNPSLSEIWPFPLHHSYYNSHFSPQQYNNNNNNECGSGTTKHIKLGSSVSDDKKATSIAAQQEEKQNAKPSCDVAVPVPPKQDYIHVRARRGQATDSHSLAERARREKISVRMKILQDLVPGCNKFLSMKLEALNSRFNMHPAIDCFPSKEVGAQPFDLSGIIFGPQAGRGYAQGSQPGWLHMQIAGGFNKSM from the exons ATGGAAGCTCCCCTCGTAAATGACTCCACTTTCTCTTCCACTAACCCTTCCTTGTCCGAGATTTGGCCCTTCCCTCTCCATCATTCTTATTATAATTCTCATTTCTCTCCCCAAcaatacaacaacaacaacaacaacgagTGTGGCAGTGGCACCACTAAGCATATAAAACTAGGATCCTCTGTCTCTGATGATAAAAAAGCAACTTCAATAGCAGCGCAGCAagaggaaaaacaaaatgctAAACCATCTTGTGATGTGGCAGTGCCAGTGCCACCTAAGCAAGACTATATTCACGTTAGAGCCAGAAGAGGCCAAGCCACCGATAGCCACAGTCTTGCTGAGAGA GCAAGAAGAGAAAAGATTAGTGTGAGGATGAAAATTCTACAAGATTTAGTTCCGGGATGTAACAAG TTCCTTTCTATGAAGCTTGAAGCACTTAATTCCAGATTCAATATGCACCCTGCTATTGACTGTTTCCCTTCAAAAGAG GTTGGTGCTCAGCCATTTGACCTTTCTGGAATAATATTTGGACCACAAGCAGGCAGGGGCTATGCTCAAGGATCACAACCAGGATGGCTACATATGCAGATAGCTGGTGGTTTCAATAAATCAATGTAA
- the LOC101500049 gene encoding transcription factor BHLH094 isoform X1, with translation MEAPLVNDSTFSSTNPSLSEIWPFPLHHSYYNSHFSPQQYNNNNNNECGSGTTKHIKLGSSVSDDKKATSIAAQQEEKQNAKPSCDVAVPVPPKQDYIHVRARRGQATDSHSLAERARREKISVRMKILQDLVPGCNKVIGKALVLDEIINYIHSLQHQVEFLSMKLEALNSRFNMHPAIDCFPSKEVGAQPFDLSGIIFGPQAGRGYAQGSQPGWLHMQIAGGFNKSM, from the exons ATGGAAGCTCCCCTCGTAAATGACTCCACTTTCTCTTCCACTAACCCTTCCTTGTCCGAGATTTGGCCCTTCCCTCTCCATCATTCTTATTATAATTCTCATTTCTCTCCCCAAcaatacaacaacaacaacaacaacgagTGTGGCAGTGGCACCACTAAGCATATAAAACTAGGATCCTCTGTCTCTGATGATAAAAAAGCAACTTCAATAGCAGCGCAGCAagaggaaaaacaaaatgctAAACCATCTTGTGATGTGGCAGTGCCAGTGCCACCTAAGCAAGACTATATTCACGTTAGAGCCAGAAGAGGCCAAGCCACCGATAGCCACAGTCTTGCTGAGAGA GCAAGAAGAGAAAAGATTAGTGTGAGGATGAAAATTCTACAAGATTTAGTTCCGGGATGTAACAAG GTAATTGGTAAAGCACTTGTCTTGGATGAGATAATCAATTATATCCATTCACTGCAACACCAAGTTGAG TTCCTTTCTATGAAGCTTGAAGCACTTAATTCCAGATTCAATATGCACCCTGCTATTGACTGTTTCCCTTCAAAAGAG GTTGGTGCTCAGCCATTTGACCTTTCTGGAATAATATTTGGACCACAAGCAGGCAGGGGCTATGCTCAAGGATCACAACCAGGATGGCTACATATGCAGATAGCTGGTGGTTTCAATAAATCAATGTAA